In a single window of the Deltaproteobacteria bacterium genome:
- a CDS encoding rubrerythrin family protein, with product MDERIREALHTAYTGEAKAALRLKLYAEKADKEGYAQVAKLFRVISFSEEIHGKRALRLLKDVGNTEENLRLSFESEQNVAEVAYSEMVKLANDRGDSSSALHFSQSRDVEEVHAKLYKSALDDMMQDRMQEYFVCSVCGYVAEDAVPDVCPVCGVSKEKFIHFE from the coding sequence ATGGATGAAAGGATACGAGAGGCTCTCCATACGGCCTATACCGGAGAAGCAAAAGCGGCTCTGCGACTGAAACTGTACGCCGAAAAGGCCGACAAAGAGGGCTATGCTCAGGTCGCAAAACTGTTCAGGGTAATTTCTTTTTCCGAAGAAATTCATGGAAAGCGTGCCCTGCGACTTCTCAAGGATGTGGGAAACACCGAGGAGAATCTGCGGCTCAGCTTTGAATCGGAACAGAATGTCGCAGAAGTCGCTTACAGCGAGATGGTCAAACTTGCGAACGACAGGGGAGATTCCTCCTCGGCCCTGCATTTCAGCCAGAGCCGCGATGTCGAAGAAGTGCATGCCAAACTGTATAAGAGTGCCCTTGATGATATGATGCAGGACCGGATGCAGGAGTATTTCGTGTGTTCCGTCTGCGGCTATGTCGCCGAAGATGCTGTGCCCGATGTGTGCCCTGTTTGTGGTGTTTCAAAAGAAAAATTCATTCATTTTGAATAG
- a CDS encoding HAD-IA family hydrolase, translating to MIEKHLDTILFDFDGTLAVLNVDFNAMRSHIRSLMTAYGISPDGLENHFVIEMIEAAKQGLMTTDRRRGESFETEAYRIVRRMEMEGAQQGTLFEGTCEMLDLLKKRGIKTAVVTRNCLEAVLHLFPEIRSYTGVVVTRESAGKVKPHPDHLKQALDLLDAKARDAAMVGDHPMDIVAGKEAGTYTIGVLTGFAGYELLREAGADIILESASILMDHLHV from the coding sequence ATGATAGAGAAGCATCTCGATACCATTCTCTTCGACTTCGACGGCACGCTTGCCGTGTTGAACGTCGACTTCAACGCGATGCGCTCGCACATCAGGAGTCTCATGACGGCTTATGGTATTTCGCCCGACGGCCTGGAAAACCATTTCGTCATTGAAATGATCGAAGCGGCGAAGCAAGGGCTCATGACGACCGACCGGCGGCGCGGCGAGTCCTTCGAAACCGAGGCATACCGGATCGTCCGCCGGATGGAAATGGAGGGGGCACAACAGGGAACACTCTTTGAGGGCACCTGTGAAATGCTCGATCTTCTCAAAAAAAGAGGGATCAAAACGGCCGTGGTAACCAGGAACTGCCTCGAGGCCGTACTGCATCTTTTCCCCGAAATTCGTTCATATACGGGCGTTGTTGTCACGAGAGAATCAGCGGGGAAGGTAAAACCTCATCCGGACCACCTGAAACAGGCGCTCGACCTGCTCGACGCAAAAGCCAGAGACGCTGCCATGGTTGGTGACCACCCCATGGATATCGTGGCGGGAAAAGAGGCGGGGACATATACGATCGGGGTGCTCACGGGATTTGCCGGATACGAATTACTGCGTGAAGCGGGGGCCGATATCATCCTTGAAAGCGCTTCGATACTCATGGATCACCTGCATGTATAA
- a CDS encoding lasso peptide biosynthesis protein: MNTRRSLAVIISVLTLCTWGVMMFFLAAREGLIERTGKERMFREILPGDIRLDNWKGIYVNGKFIGYSSTRISPASRGHLIESSYLLKFRLFDRFQELAVTTVQELDDTHRFESFETKVTGLTDISLKGHRSSGQMVMDISFAGNTYRKSFPLSDDLILDQSILQTYRGTDLNVGDRYSMRIFNPLTLSMEEAVTEVTDKEDDLFIMETHFGDLISRSWVDRNGLVLREQLSNGWEMKLEDREAIEKKLARIETDTVDLISDLAVRAVFPERDPRRARTMRIRVSGINLDNFTLENERQHIADKKAGIIEIRTVTPEPDGIPSLPITIEDMKPFLLPSPWIASDDPSIAALAEEIVGNERNSWQAAQKIASWVYREIEKAVTPEFPSAPMVLKNRRGDCNEHTVLFTALARAAGVPAQMCAGLVYTEGGFYYHAWPKVYVGTWIHMDPTLGQHVADATHIELISGDFPDQSAIVLAIGRISIDILDASREYSLLDGNWREGPVQCLLRKERNLN; encoded by the coding sequence GTGAACACACGACGATCACTGGCTGTCATTATTTCCGTTCTGACCCTTTGTACCTGGGGCGTCATGATGTTCTTTCTCGCGGCGCGTGAGGGATTGATAGAACGGACCGGCAAGGAACGGATGTTTCGGGAGATACTGCCCGGCGATATACGGCTTGATAATTGGAAAGGCATATACGTCAACGGGAAGTTCATCGGTTATTCCTCCACGCGGATATCTCCCGCATCGAGGGGTCATCTTATTGAATCGAGCTACCTTCTGAAGTTCAGATTGTTCGACCGTTTTCAGGAGCTTGCCGTCACGACCGTTCAGGAACTTGATGACACGCACCGCTTTGAGTCCTTTGAAACGAAGGTCACCGGGCTGACCGACATATCGCTGAAAGGACACCGCTCGTCGGGGCAGATGGTCATGGATATTTCTTTCGCGGGGAATACCTATCGAAAATCCTTCCCTCTGTCGGATGACCTCATCCTCGATCAGAGCATCCTGCAGACCTACCGGGGAACGGATCTGAATGTGGGCGACCGGTATTCGATGCGCATATTCAATCCGCTGACACTGAGCATGGAAGAGGCGGTCACGGAGGTTACGGACAAAGAAGATGATCTGTTCATAATGGAAACCCATTTCGGCGACCTGATCAGCAGGTCCTGGGTCGACAGGAACGGCCTCGTCCTTCGAGAACAACTGTCAAACGGCTGGGAAATGAAACTTGAAGACCGGGAAGCGATAGAGAAAAAACTGGCGCGAATCGAGACGGATACAGTCGATCTCATCTCCGACCTGGCCGTTCGAGCCGTCTTTCCGGAGAGAGACCCGCGGAGAGCCCGAACCATGCGTATTCGTGTCTCCGGCATAAACCTCGACAACTTCACCCTTGAGAACGAGCGACAGCATATCGCGGACAAAAAGGCAGGCATTATCGAGATCAGGACGGTAACACCCGAACCTGACGGCATCCCTTCATTGCCCATAACCATTGAGGACATGAAGCCCTTTCTTCTTCCCTCGCCGTGGATCGCATCAGATGACCCGTCCATTGCGGCACTCGCCGAAGAGATTGTCGGAAATGAAAGGAACAGCTGGCAAGCGGCACAAAAAATCGCCTCCTGGGTCTACCGGGAGATCGAAAAAGCGGTGACACCTGAATTCCCATCGGCCCCGATGGTTCTGAAGAACAGGCGCGGCGATTGCAATGAGCACACGGTTCTTTTCACGGCACTGGCCCGGGCGGCGGGAGTGCCTGCCCAGATGTGCGCGGGCCTTGTGTATACCGAGGGCGGCTTCTATTACCATGCCTGGCCGAAAGTATATGTGGGAACATGGATCCACATGGATCCGACGCTGGGACAGCATGTGGCCGACGCCACCCACATTGAGCTTATATCCGGTGACTTTCCGGATCAGAGCGCAATAGTCCTTGCTATCGGGCGCATTTCAATCGATATACTCGACGCATCCCGTGAATACTCGCTCCTCGATGGCAACTGGCGGGAGGGACCGGTTCAGTGCCTATTACGAAAGGAAAGGAACCTCAATTGA
- a CDS encoding ABC transporter ATP-binding protein, translated as MIELKDVTKMFGRTCAVDALDLFIPEGEFFSLLGPNGAGKTTTLKLVTGLLKPTKGKVFVGSYDMAEKNIEAKRLISYIPDIPYVYEKLTAREFLRFIGDLYHLDRRACREKTENLLDLFFMRDYGDQLMESYSHGMKQKIVICSALIPDPRVIIIDEPMVGLDPKTIRLVKDILRGRADEGATVLMSTHTLSLAEEISDRIGIIHKGKLIGLGSIEEIKKTSMRTERFEDIFLRMTAEE; from the coding sequence TTGATCGAACTGAAAGATGTTACCAAGATGTTCGGCAGGACCTGCGCTGTCGACGCCCTCGATCTTTTTATCCCCGAGGGTGAGTTCTTTTCCCTTCTGGGCCCGAACGGAGCGGGGAAGACAACGACGCTGAAACTGGTCACGGGCCTTCTCAAGCCCACAAAGGGCAAGGTTTTCGTCGGCTCTTACGACATGGCGGAAAAGAATATTGAGGCCAAGCGCCTCATCAGTTACATTCCCGATATTCCATACGTGTACGAAAAGTTGACGGCCCGGGAATTTCTCCGTTTCATCGGTGACCTGTACCACCTTGATCGCCGTGCCTGCCGGGAGAAAACAGAAAACCTCCTGGATCTCTTTTTCATGAGAGATTATGGAGACCAGCTCATGGAAAGCTACTCACACGGCATGAAACAGAAGATCGTTATCTGCTCGGCGCTCATCCCCGACCCCCGGGTCATCATCATAGACGAACCCATGGTAGGTCTGGACCCGAAGACGATTCGACTCGTCAAGGATATCCTGCGGGGCCGGGCGGACGAGGGCGCGACGGTGCTCATGTCCACTCATACCCTCAGCCTAGCTGAGGAGATTTCGGACCGCATCGGGATCATTCATAAGGGGAAACTCATTGGCCTTGGCAGCATAGAAGAAATAAAGAAAACCTCGA
- a CDS encoding 6-carboxytetrahydropterin synthase, protein MYEVTIKKSFSAAHTLTIGGVREELHGHNFTVEVSVESDHINEEGIVVDFRILKQWLREIIDRLDHRYLNDLPEFSGTVPTAEGIARLIFNGMVTKATGNTCRISSVTVWESESARATYRENSHG, encoded by the coding sequence ATGTATGAGGTAACGATAAAAAAATCCTTCTCAGCAGCCCACACCCTCACGATAGGGGGAGTCCGCGAAGAGCTGCACGGTCATAATTTCACCGTAGAGGTCAGCGTGGAATCAGACCATATCAATGAAGAAGGCATCGTCGTTGACTTCAGGATCTTGAAACAGTGGCTCCGGGAAATCATCGACCGCCTGGATCACCGGTATTTGAACGACCTTCCGGAATTCAGCGGTACCGTCCCCACCGCCGAGGGAATAGCCCGGTTGATTTTCAATGGAATGGTGACAAAGGCGACGGGAAACACCTGTCGCATCTCGAGCGTCACCGTATGGGAGTCAGAGTCGGCACGGGCCACATACAGGGAAAACAGTCATGGTTGA
- a CDS encoding rubredoxin → MQKYVCSVCGYVYDPAEGDPEANIPPGTPFEKLPDDWTCPVCGASKDEFEPE, encoded by the coding sequence ATGCAGAAATACGTATGCAGCGTTTGCGGTTATGTGTACGATCCGGCGGAGGGTGATCCCGAGGCGAACATTCCGCCGGGGACCCCCTTTGAAAAGCTTCCCGATGACTGGACCTGCCCCGTATGCGGTGCGTCCAAGGATGAGTTCGAGCCCGAGTAG
- a CDS encoding GAF domain-containing protein, with amino-acid sequence MKNGRWIRSFSVLNKSLKYRLNIIFGLFFLLPVAGFFYLGIKYRILDDHFIPMFFAIFLFFSFVGFILLRKIFDDISHISNDMKDAVDTKFLDDVEEAGEDELRDIASSFMAIGNQFKSTFSELERKISEVSVLKELSDLCYVTFDQEELLYVTLERALKLANADVGSILILERPERTAFVVRASIGLGDIIKIGDKVNFSTSIAKYAVINKSALVVENIEKDTRFGRENRSHYGTKSFACLPIKTIKDIIGVLTISRKDNNRPMTQADIEALSPLLSNAAFTYENLRLLREREEEASRLAALDKSLKVINSGYSRRELLHALLNEIYAIVPYIVALVFVRDERKQDNLFLFDYLSYHSRVMPDSNTLYGTGPIFDKVLRQEQIVIIDDTKDLSEQIKYDLIMEHKACLMAPLRTHEGTIGMLVLCVEDPHDCYEEKMFIESMTAAIAMAIEKNRITTAVEKKNQEVETLRQIGSFLTCSTFDISMVLKYTMDMIKVVMDVEAGSLLLLKNNMLEFTVSFNMNIGVLRQHMLKLGQGIAGYVAARGEPMIVNDIGDSPHYYGGVDKAIGFQTRSALCVPIISQGKVIGVIEVLNKESGAFTVDDLHLLQSVTSSVTIALENARLYSETLEMAEQERNIRQVFQKFVPEKIVNEIIHGKEAEGRKVIEEYRMLTLLNIDIRGFSEMARNIGPRKTVAVLNYFFSIMGEIVFKHQGIVDKYLGDGFLAIFGAPVSSGHDVDNAIQAALEMKEIIPEVNSYCRNNFGVGLGMGISINTGEVIVGNIGFEKKMDYTVIGDQVNTVFRIQYLAREIPNGILISERTLHAARSRLDTREVETGMIGEELGGQKIYELLGRIEQNN; translated from the coding sequence ATGAAAAATGGAAGATGGATTCGCAGTTTTTCCGTTTTGAATAAAAGCCTCAAGTACCGTCTCAACATCATTTTCGGGCTCTTCTTTCTTCTTCCCGTCGCGGGCTTCTTTTATCTTGGCATCAAGTACCGGATTCTGGATGACCATTTCATACCTATGTTCTTCGCGATATTTCTGTTTTTTTCCTTTGTGGGCTTTATTCTCCTGCGGAAGATTTTCGATGATATTTCCCACATATCGAATGATATGAAGGATGCCGTTGATACAAAATTTCTGGATGACGTCGAGGAAGCCGGCGAAGACGAGTTGCGTGATATCGCCAGTTCGTTTATGGCAATCGGTAATCAATTCAAGTCAACCTTCAGTGAACTGGAACGGAAAATATCCGAGGTTTCCGTCCTGAAAGAACTGTCGGATCTCTGCTATGTCACATTTGACCAGGAAGAGCTTCTTTATGTCACGCTGGAGCGGGCGCTTAAACTGGCGAACGCTGATGTGGGCTCCATCCTGATCCTGGAGAGACCGGAAAGGACAGCTTTTGTTGTGCGTGCCTCAATCGGGCTCGGTGATATCATCAAGATCGGCGACAAGGTCAATTTCTCAACCAGTATCGCCAAATACGCCGTCATCAACAAGTCGGCCCTTGTGGTCGAGAATATTGAAAAGGATACCCGTTTCGGCAGGGAAAACCGCTCCCATTACGGCACAAAATCCTTTGCCTGCCTGCCCATCAAAACCATCAAGGATATCATCGGTGTGCTGACCATATCGCGCAAGGACAACAACCGGCCGATGACGCAGGCGGACATCGAGGCCCTTTCGCCCCTTCTCAGCAACGCCGCCTTTACCTATGAAAACCTGAGGCTTCTGAGGGAACGGGAAGAAGAAGCATCCCGCCTCGCCGCTCTGGACAAGTCGCTGAAGGTGATCAATTCGGGGTACTCCCGCCGTGAGTTGTTGCACGCCCTGTTGAATGAGATATATGCCATCGTGCCCTATATAGTGGCCCTTGTCTTCGTCAGGGATGAACGGAAACAAGACAACCTGTTCCTCTTCGATTATTTATCCTATCATTCGCGGGTCATGCCGGACAGCAACACCCTGTATGGAACAGGACCGATTTTCGACAAGGTGTTGCGGCAGGAGCAGATAGTGATAATCGATGACACGAAGGACCTGTCGGAACAGATCAAATACGATCTGATAATGGAACACAAAGCCTGTCTCATGGCGCCCCTTCGGACCCATGAGGGGACGATCGGCATGCTGGTTCTCTGTGTTGAGGATCCCCATGATTGTTACGAAGAGAAGATGTTCATCGAGAGCATGACGGCGGCAATTGCCATGGCCATTGAAAAAAACAGAATCACCACGGCAGTGGAAAAAAAGAACCAGGAGGTGGAAACACTTCGGCAGATCGGAAGCTTTCTGACCTGTTCGACCTTTGATATCAGTATGGTCCTGAAATACACCATGGACATGATCAAGGTCGTCATGGATGTCGAGGCTGGCTCTCTCCTGCTCCTGAAAAACAATATGCTGGAATTCACTGTTTCTTTTAACATGAATATTGGTGTTCTTCGCCAGCATATGTTGAAGCTCGGTCAGGGTATAGCGGGATACGTCGCTGCCAGGGGAGAACCAATGATCGTCAATGATATAGGCGACTCTCCCCATTATTATGGAGGGGTTGACAAAGCTATCGGCTTCCAGACGAGATCAGCATTGTGCGTTCCGATCATTTCCCAGGGGAAAGTGATCGGTGTAATAGAGGTTCTCAATAAAGAGAGCGGTGCGTTCACTGTCGACGATCTACATCTCCTGCAGTCGGTGACATCCTCAGTGACAATAGCACTGGAAAATGCTCGACTGTATAGTGAAACACTTGAAATGGCCGAGCAGGAACGTAACATCAGGCAGGTGTTTCAGAAGTTCGTTCCCGAGAAAATAGTTAACGAAATCATTCACGGTAAGGAGGCAGAGGGGCGGAAAGTAATAGAAGAATACCGTATGCTCACGCTCCTGAATATTGATATCCGTGGATTTTCCGAAATGGCCAGGAATATCGGTCCCCGGAAGACCGTGGCGGTCCTCAACTACTTCTTTTCCATCATGGGGGAGATCGTGTTCAAGCACCAGGGTATCGTGGACAAATATCTGGGAGACGGGTTTCTTGCCATCTTCGGTGCCCCTGTTTCAAGCGGTCACGATGTCGACAACGCCATTCAGGCGGCCCTGGAAATGAAGGAGATCATTCCCGAGGTGAACAGCTATTGCCGGAACAATTTCGGCGTCGGTCTGGGCATGGGTATCAGCATTAATACGGGTGAGGTTATCGTGGGGAACATCGGATTTGAAAAGAAGATGGATTACACCGTTATCGGCGATCAGGTGAACACGGTCTTCAGGATCCAGTATCTCGCCAGGGAAATACCCAACGGCATTCTGATCAGCGAACGGACGCTGCACGCCGCACGTTCCCGCCTTGACACCAGGGAAGTGGAAACGGGCATGATCGGTGAGGAATTAGGGGGACAGAAGATTTACGAATTGCTGGGCCGGATTGAACAGAATAATTGA
- a CDS encoding TolC family protein, translating into MVPFIRSAALAQDDVLKLTLKESIDLALKQSMLVDSVVEEINALESGRKEAFTSFLPTLSTSYSYTRLNEAPETVTVDLTKTPPVMKPAPAGTRDNYTWDLTLMQPLFTGGKLLETYRISRLGVDASRLDAMTTVQDLVETVTETYFSILKAERMLDVARQSLDRLEAHLETARSFYEVGMIPRNDLLYAEVEVAGGQQNLVLAENGVQLAKARFNTLLRRDIDLPVEVEDILHYRSFDKEFGACLALGLDSRPEIKAREVRLEQAQRAVSFAKGDYYPSLSVGGTYSRFGDTPGVDGNGYQDRESWYLIAVAEWDLWEWGRTKHSVDASSSRERQARNSLSFVRDQVALEIKSSYLLLREAEKRILVSEKAIEQAEENFRINEERYREQVATSTDVIDAQTLLTKTKSDYFNALSDYNVALKKLERSMGVIHTEYPF; encoded by the coding sequence GTGGTTCCATTCATACGTTCCGCCGCACTCGCACAGGACGATGTGCTGAAGCTTACCCTGAAGGAAAGCATCGATCTTGCCTTGAAACAAAGCATGCTGGTCGATTCCGTTGTAGAGGAAATCAATGCGCTTGAGTCGGGACGGAAGGAAGCCTTCACTTCCTTTCTGCCAACACTGAGTACTTCATACAGCTATACGCGCCTCAACGAGGCACCGGAAACCGTAACGGTGGACCTGACAAAGACACCACCGGTCATGAAACCGGCACCGGCGGGAACCCGCGACAACTACACCTGGGACCTTACGTTGATGCAACCTCTCTTTACGGGCGGAAAACTCCTGGAGACCTACCGTATCAGCCGGCTCGGTGTGGACGCGTCGCGTCTTGACGCCATGACGACCGTTCAGGACCTCGTTGAAACCGTAACGGAAACCTACTTTTCCATTCTCAAGGCGGAACGCATGCTGGATGTCGCCCGGCAGTCGCTTGACCGGCTCGAGGCCCATCTTGAAACGGCCCGGAGTTTTTATGAGGTCGGCATGATCCCCCGCAACGATCTGCTCTATGCCGAGGTGGAGGTGGCCGGAGGGCAGCAGAATCTCGTCCTGGCGGAAAATGGCGTACAGCTGGCCAAGGCACGGTTCAACACATTGCTGAGAAGGGACATCGATCTGCCGGTAGAGGTTGAGGACATCCTGCATTACCGGTCTTTCGACAAAGAGTTTGGTGCCTGCCTTGCCCTGGGACTTGATAGCCGGCCGGAGATCAAAGCGCGGGAGGTCCGGCTTGAGCAGGCACAACGGGCGGTATCCTTTGCAAAGGGTGATTATTACCCGTCCCTCAGTGTCGGTGGCACCTATTCACGCTTCGGAGATACACCCGGCGTGGACGGGAACGGGTATCAGGATCGGGAGTCCTGGTATCTTATCGCCGTGGCTGAGTGGGACCTGTGGGAATGGGGAAGAACGAAACACAGCGTTGATGCAAGCAGCAGCAGGGAGCGGCAGGCCCGCAATTCCCTGTCCTTTGTTCGCGACCAGGTCGCCCTGGAAATTAAGAGTTCATACCTGCTTCTCAGGGAGGCGGAAAAGCGCATCCTTGTTTCCGAGAAGGCCATAGAGCAGGCAGAGGAGAATTTCAGGATAAACGAGGAGCGATACCGCGAGCAGGTTGCCACGTCGACGGATGTCATAGACGCGCAGACACTTCTGACGAAGACGAAATCCGATTACTTCAATGCCCTCAGTGATTACAATGTCGCTCTGAAGAAACTCGAGCGTTCAATGGGCGTGATCCACACCGAATATCCCTTTTAA
- a CDS encoding FprA family A-type flavoprotein, with the protein MNSTYRAVRISENVYWVGAIDWNIRDFHGYTTRRGSTYNAYLVIADKVTLIDTVKAPFKEELLARIASVIDPRDVQYIVSNHSEMDHSGCLHDVIDATGPERVYASVMGEKTLKELFGERHNILALKDGDTIDLGNMALRIVETRMLHWPDSMFSYLESDGVLFSQDAFGMHLATSERFDDEIDPAVLEYEAATYYANILLPYSSLVLKLLERVGKLGYQFNIVAPDHGPVWRKDIQKIFDFYERWAVQKPTGKALVLYATMWHSTELMARAITEGLASEHISVRHLSTDANHRSDAAYEVLDAGALIVGSPTLNNNMFPAVADVLNYLKGLRPLNLIGASFGSSGWSGESVKQIETILRDMKVEIVGESLNAKHRPDEEMLSRCFDLGAEIGKRLKGKVRSGS; encoded by the coding sequence ATGAACAGTACTTACCGTGCCGTTCGAATCAGCGAGAATGTATACTGGGTCGGTGCCATAGACTGGAACATCCGTGATTTCCATGGATATACGACCCGGCGTGGCAGTACTTACAATGCCTACCTTGTCATCGCGGACAAGGTGACCCTTATAGATACGGTAAAGGCCCCCTTCAAGGAGGAACTGCTGGCGCGGATCGCTTCCGTCATTGACCCCCGTGATGTGCAGTACATTGTTTCCAATCATTCCGAGATGGACCATTCGGGATGTCTTCATGATGTGATCGATGCCACGGGACCGGAACGGGTATATGCATCGGTTATGGGGGAAAAGACACTGAAAGAACTTTTCGGTGAAAGACACAATATTCTGGCTCTGAAGGATGGGGATACAATAGACTTGGGCAATATGGCGCTCCGCATCGTGGAAACCCGCATGCTGCATTGGCCGGACAGCATGTTCTCATACCTTGAATCCGACGGAGTCCTCTTTTCACAGGATGCCTTCGGCATGCACCTGGCGACCTCGGAGCGGTTCGACGACGAGATTGACCCGGCGGTGCTCGAGTACGAAGCCGCCACGTATTACGCAAACATTCTGCTTCCCTATTCATCTCTTGTTTTGAAATTGCTTGAAAGGGTCGGCAAGTTGGGATATCAATTCAATATCGTTGCTCCCGACCATGGACCTGTCTGGAGAAAGGACATACAGAAAATCTTTGACTTTTATGAACGATGGGCTGTACAGAAACCGACGGGAAAAGCGCTTGTCCTGTATGCTACAATGTGGCACAGCACGGAACTGATGGCACGGGCTATTACGGAAGGGTTGGCATCTGAACACATATCGGTGCGGCACCTGTCGACAGATGCTAATCATCGAAGTGACGCGGCCTATGAGGTTCTTGACGCGGGAGCCCTCATCGTAGGGTCGCCGACATTGAACAACAATATGTTTCCCGCAGTCGCCGATGTTCTGAATTATCTGAAGGGATTGAGACCATTGAACCTGATAGGTGCCTCGTTTGGTTCTTCCGGGTGGAGCGGGGAATCGGTAAAGCAGATCGAAACAATACTTCGTGATATGAAGGTGGAAATTGTCGGTGAATCGCTGAACGCGAAACACCGGCCTGACGAGGAAATGCTTTCCAGATGTTTCGATCTGGGGGCCGAGATAGGAAAACGTTTGAAGGGAAAAGTTCGGAGCGGCTCATGA
- a CDS encoding GTP cyclohydrolase I FolE2 yields MVDIQSLRDTRNIDINKVGVKGIKYPLIVLDKKEKVQHVNATVNMYVNLPRQFKGTHMSRFIEILNEFRGQVNIRTLRGILEKMKEKLKAESAHIEIEFPYFIEKRAPVSGALSLMEYTCSFLGESSGSRHDFLVGVTVPVTTVCPCSKEISTEGAHNQRSIVRLKLRFKRFFWIEDVIQLVESSASSEVYSLLKRVDEKFVTEKAFDNPMFVEDVVRSVADRLNGNDNFTWYSVEAENLESIHNHSAYAYLEKDRSSP; encoded by the coding sequence ATGGTTGACATACAGAGCCTTCGGGATACCCGCAACATAGATATTAACAAAGTGGGCGTCAAGGGTATCAAATACCCGCTCATCGTGCTGGACAAAAAGGAGAAGGTCCAGCATGTCAATGCCACGGTCAACATGTACGTGAATCTTCCGCGCCAGTTCAAGGGTACCCATATGAGCAGGTTCATCGAGATACTCAACGAGTTCCGGGGACAGGTAAATATCCGGACCCTCCGCGGGATCCTCGAGAAGATGAAGGAAAAACTGAAAGCCGAGTCGGCTCATATCGAAATAGAGTTCCCCTATTTCATCGAGAAACGGGCACCCGTATCCGGCGCCCTGAGCCTTATGGAATATACCTGCAGTTTCCTCGGAGAAAGCAGCGGCTCCCGCCATGATTTTCTTGTGGGAGTCACCGTTCCCGTAACGACGGTGTGCCCCTGTTCAAAGGAGATCAGTACTGAGGGGGCCCACAATCAGCGAAGCATCGTCCGTCTGAAGCTCAGATTCAAACGGTTCTTCTGGATAGAAGACGTGATACAACTGGTCGAGAGTTCGGCAAGCAGTGAGGTCTACTCGCTTCTCAAAAGGGTCGATGAAAAGTTCGTCACCGAAAAGGCCTTTGACAACCCGATGTTCGTCGAAGACGTGGTTCGCTCAGTGGCTGACAGGCTGAACGGGAACGATAATTTCACCTGGTACAGCGTCGAAGCGGAAAATCTCGAAAGCATCCACAACCACAGTGCCTATGCGTACCTGGAAAAGGATCGCTCCTCACCCTGA